The following proteins come from a genomic window of Synechococcus sp. BIOS-E4-1:
- a CDS encoding glycosyltransferase family 2 protein, whose product MPKSEGVCVVAACFNEEDVITRFVERVLPVPGVDKLVLIDDGSSDATVERIRAWMQAHAGSPVTLLELTRNFGKEAAMLAGLDHVNGRCGAAVLIDSDLQHPPELIEQMVHEWRAGAEVVTAVRDDQDQESRLKVASAHWFYRVFNKVVDSIELQEGAGDYRLLDAAVLDAVTQLRESSRFSKGLLPWTGYSSVELSYQRVSRVGGQTSWSPLKLFSYAFDGIFSFSVLPLKMWTGIGVLVSSLSLLYALAIILRTAIFGVDVEGYASLMVAVLFIGGIQLIGIGVLGEYVGRIYVEAKSRPHYFIRRIHKS is encoded by the coding sequence ATGCCGAAGTCAGAGGGTGTGTGCGTTGTGGCGGCCTGTTTCAACGAGGAGGATGTCATCACGCGTTTTGTGGAGCGTGTGCTGCCGGTCCCCGGAGTCGACAAGCTGGTGCTGATCGACGATGGCTCGTCCGATGCCACGGTGGAACGCATCCGCGCCTGGATGCAGGCTCATGCCGGTTCGCCTGTGACTCTCCTGGAGCTCACGCGTAATTTCGGCAAGGAAGCGGCGATGCTTGCCGGCCTTGATCACGTCAATGGTCGCTGCGGCGCAGCAGTGCTGATTGACTCCGATCTGCAGCACCCCCCTGAACTGATTGAACAGATGGTGCATGAGTGGCGGGCCGGAGCTGAAGTGGTCACCGCAGTGCGAGATGACCAGGATCAGGAATCGCGCCTGAAGGTGGCCAGTGCTCATTGGTTCTATCGCGTGTTCAACAAGGTGGTGGATTCCATCGAGCTCCAGGAGGGAGCAGGCGATTACCGCCTGCTTGATGCAGCTGTTCTTGATGCAGTCACTCAGTTGCGCGAGTCCAGTCGTTTCTCCAAAGGGCTGCTTCCCTGGACGGGCTATTCAAGTGTTGAGCTGTCCTATCAACGGGTCAGTCGGGTGGGAGGCCAGACCTCCTGGAGCCCGCTCAAGCTGTTCAGTTATGCCTTTGACGGCATTTTTTCCTTCTCGGTTCTGCCCCTGAAGATGTGGACGGGCATTGGAGTTCTGGTTTCGTCGCTCAGTCTTCTTTATGCTCTCGCGATCATTCTGCGCACAGCGATCTTCGGTGTGGATGTCGAGGGTTACGCCTCATTGATGGTGGCGGTGCTGTTCATCGGAGGAATTCAGTTGATCGGCATTGGAGTGCTCGGTGAATATGTCGGCCGCATCTATGTGGAGGCGAAGTCACGCCCTCACTACTTCATCCGTCGCATTCACAAGTCCTGA
- a CDS encoding NADP-dependent isocitrate dehydrogenase, whose product MAQFEKITAPAEGTPIHFENGQPVVAHNPIIPFIRGDGTGIDIWPATQKVLDAAVNKAYAGSKQIQWFKVYAGDEACDLYGTYQYLPEDTLEAIRSYGVAIKGPLTTPVGGGIRSLNVALRQIFDLYSCVRPCRYYAGTPSPHRRPQDLDVIVYRENTEDIYMGVEWEADDAVGQELRKHLNEVVIPANGKLGKRQIPEGSGIGIKPVSKHGSQRHIRKAIQHALRLEGNKRHVTLVHKGNIMKFTEGAFRDWGYELATTEFRDVCITERESWILGNLEKDSGLSVQANARMIEPGYDSLTDEKKANIDSEVRAVIDSIGNSHGNGQWHSMVMVDDRIADSIFQQIQTRPQEYSILATLNLNGDYISDAAAAMVGGLGMAPGANIGEKAAIFEATHGTAPKHAGLDRINPGSVILSGVMMLEFLGWQEAAELITKGLSAAIADKQVTYDLARLMEPQVDPVSCSGFASSIIERF is encoded by the coding sequence ATGGCCCAGTTCGAGAAGATCACAGCCCCCGCAGAGGGAACACCGATTCACTTCGAAAACGGACAACCCGTGGTGGCCCACAACCCGATCATTCCCTTCATCCGCGGTGATGGCACAGGCATCGACATCTGGCCCGCGACGCAGAAAGTCCTCGATGCTGCTGTGAACAAGGCCTACGCAGGCAGCAAGCAGATTCAGTGGTTCAAGGTCTACGCCGGCGATGAAGCCTGTGATCTCTACGGCACCTACCAGTATCTGCCAGAAGACACCCTCGAAGCGATCCGCAGCTATGGCGTTGCCATCAAAGGCCCCCTGACGACCCCCGTGGGTGGAGGCATCCGCTCGCTGAACGTGGCCCTGCGCCAGATCTTCGATCTTTATTCATGTGTGCGTCCCTGCCGCTACTACGCAGGAACGCCGAGCCCACACAGGCGTCCGCAGGATCTTGATGTGATCGTTTATCGGGAAAACACAGAAGACATCTATATGGGCGTGGAATGGGAAGCTGACGATGCTGTTGGTCAGGAGCTTCGCAAGCACCTCAATGAGGTGGTGATCCCAGCCAACGGCAAACTCGGAAAACGACAGATCCCGGAGGGATCAGGTATCGGTATCAAACCTGTCAGCAAGCACGGGAGCCAACGTCACATCCGCAAAGCGATCCAACACGCCCTGAGGCTTGAGGGAAACAAACGCCATGTCACCCTGGTGCACAAGGGCAACATTATGAAATTCACAGAAGGTGCATTTCGCGACTGGGGATATGAACTAGCAACCACTGAATTCCGTGACGTTTGCATCACCGAGCGGGAAAGCTGGATCCTGGGCAACCTGGAAAAGGACTCAGGCTTAAGCGTGCAGGCCAATGCCCGCATGATTGAACCTGGCTACGACAGCCTCACCGACGAAAAGAAAGCCAACATCGATTCAGAAGTGCGAGCCGTGATCGACTCCATCGGCAACAGCCACGGCAACGGGCAGTGGCACTCCATGGTGATGGTGGATGATCGAATTGCCGACAGTATCTTCCAGCAAATCCAGACCAGACCTCAGGAATATTCAATCCTGGCCACCCTCAATCTCAACGGTGACTACATCTCTGATGCTGCTGCTGCAATGGTGGGCGGACTTGGCATGGCGCCGGGCGCAAACATCGGTGAAAAAGCTGCGATTTTTGAGGCAACCCACGGCACCGCACCGAAACATGCAGGCCTGGATCGCATCAATCCCGGTTCAGTGATTCTGAGTGGAGTGATGATGCTCGAGTTTCTTGGATGGCAGGAAGCTGCTGAACTGATCACCAAGGGCCTAAGCGCTGCCATCGCCGATAAACAAGTGACCTATGACTTGGCTCGTCTAATGGAACCCCAAGTGGATCCCGTGAGCTGCAGCGGATTTGCCAGCTCAATCATCGAACGTTTCTGA
- the dld gene encoding D-lactate dehydrogenase — protein sequence MQELENGLVALVGQQQVLTSSEQTKPYTTGIRVGQGMACAVVMPKTLLQLWKTLELCVKLDKIIILQAANTGLTGGSTPDGNNYDRDVVIINTLNLDQLILLNGGNQVIAFAGSSLYQLEEKLSPLGRGPHSVIGSSCIGASVVGGICNNSGGNLVNRGPAYTEYSLFAQLNQTGQLELVNHLGIELGTCPEEILTTLQKSDFNTEHLAPCERLASDHDYQKRVRDVTSSIPARFNADQRRLREASGCAGKLAVFAVRLDTFPKPKTEKIFYLGTNKPEQLTELRKQILTGFQHLPDMGEYMHRSYFDGADIYCKDAYLAIKYFGTGFIPKLFGIKRNVDRIVSQWPTSLFQDHFSDRTLQCISQMVPDHLPARMRAFRDQYEHHMIILASDQSIQETQNLLETNWESDDDHAYFECSESEGKAALLHRYVAGNAPARYQILNQNDSGELLPLDIALPRNCETWHKILPEEILSQMAESFQMAHFLCMVFHWDFVVKKGVDSDQLKRKILDLLDQSGAKYPAEHNVGHLYKAETDLSNFYKKIDPTNSFNPGIGKMSKLKNYK from the coding sequence TTGCAGGAACTGGAGAACGGCTTGGTGGCCCTGGTTGGGCAGCAGCAGGTCTTAACCAGCAGTGAGCAGACCAAGCCCTACACAACCGGCATACGCGTCGGTCAGGGCATGGCCTGTGCAGTGGTCATGCCGAAGACTCTGTTGCAGCTTTGGAAAACGCTTGAATTATGCGTCAAGCTCGACAAAATCATCATTCTCCAAGCAGCCAATACCGGGCTGACAGGGGGGTCCACACCTGATGGAAACAACTACGACAGGGATGTCGTCATCATTAATACTCTAAATTTAGATCAATTAATTTTACTCAATGGCGGCAATCAAGTGATTGCTTTCGCGGGATCAAGTTTATATCAGCTGGAGGAAAAGTTATCACCACTGGGACGAGGTCCTCACTCCGTGATCGGCTCATCGTGCATTGGTGCGTCCGTTGTGGGAGGCATCTGCAATAACTCTGGCGGTAATTTGGTCAATCGCGGTCCTGCATACACGGAATATTCACTCTTTGCCCAACTCAATCAAACCGGGCAGCTTGAGCTGGTCAATCATCTCGGGATTGAACTCGGCACATGTCCGGAAGAGATCTTAACCACACTTCAGAAGTCTGATTTCAACACTGAACATTTAGCGCCTTGTGAGCGATTAGCCTCAGACCATGATTATCAGAAACGGGTCAGGGATGTCACATCATCAATTCCTGCTCGATTCAATGCCGATCAACGACGCTTGCGTGAGGCCAGTGGGTGCGCAGGCAAGCTGGCAGTTTTTGCTGTCAGACTTGACACGTTTCCAAAACCAAAAACAGAAAAAATTTTCTATCTGGGCACCAACAAACCGGAACAGCTCACGGAACTGCGCAAGCAGATTCTCACAGGATTTCAACACCTGCCTGACATGGGAGAATATATGCATCGCAGTTATTTTGACGGTGCAGATATTTACTGTAAAGACGCTTATCTAGCCATCAAATATTTCGGCACAGGCTTCATCCCCAAACTTTTTGGCATCAAGCGGAATGTTGATCGAATCGTCTCTCAGTGGCCGACATCACTCTTTCAGGATCACTTTTCCGACCGAACTCTGCAGTGCATCTCTCAGATGGTTCCAGACCATCTACCAGCCAGGATGAGAGCTTTTCGCGATCAATATGAACACCATATGATTATTCTAGCGAGCGATCAATCCATTCAAGAAACGCAGAATTTATTAGAAACAAACTGGGAAAGCGATGACGATCATGCTTATTTTGAATGTAGCGAATCCGAAGGAAAAGCCGCCTTACTCCATCGCTATGTTGCCGGGAATGCCCCAGCACGGTATCAGATTTTAAACCAAAACGACTCTGGAGAATTGCTCCCACTGGATATTGCACTGCCACGCAACTGCGAAACGTGGCATAAAATTCTCCCCGAAGAAATTCTTTCTCAGATGGCCGAATCGTTTCAGATGGCACACTTCCTTTGCATGGTCTTCCACTGGGATTTTGTCGTTAAAAAAGGAGTGGATTCTGATCAATTGAAGCGGAAGATTCTCGATCTGCTCGATCAATCAGGCGCCAAGTACCCTGCCGAACACAATGTTGGCCATCTATACAAAGCCGAAACTGATCTATCAAACTTCTACAAAAAGATTGATCCAACCAACAGTTTCAATCCTGGAATCGGGAAGATGTCAAAACTGAAAAACTATAAGTAA
- a CDS encoding ABC transporter ATP-binding protein, whose amino-acid sequence MPFQSQTLTNLRKLLAYLPRRRNQQLIVVMVAAFFQGVMDVFLVALLARLVGLLAGNNLQDKIPGIKVFGGALLDQAGWIVGLLILAFWLASAVRFGVSLMQSLLSAEIWNDLVNRVYLTLMRQEYEFFVGGRSKGIALQFNRIFNNVSTGVIAPLITSSGNLVSILSLISGIVLVLGIKAFIIFSLMVISYVIASKLITPYLRLATKQKIRYRKRISMILGESIGSMREVQLYGAEEFFATRFARDGGIAKRYDRISRLLPDIPRLVIEPMGITILFAVFVIPSFFAQDINSFQETLPEIAAILVALLRISGPLQSMFRGINKLRGGLPFMQEALDLLELKPDRLLLSSAGVPSSDALIPRNLIQLKNVSFSFRQPGVDVISDVDLAIPSGSRIAFVGKTGSGKTTLAHLILGLYHPSRGSLCIDGIPVTAQELPAWQANCSFVPQNVRLTNGSVRDNVAFGQHSELIDDSRVWASLEAAQFDEVVAGMQYGLYTMVGEDGAKLSGGQRQRLALARAFYREAKVLVLDEATSALDNKTEHDVMQALDIVGRRCTTVVIAHRLSTVKKCDCIYEIVDGRIVASGSFDELCDRSDSFREMTLFGST is encoded by the coding sequence ATGCCGTTTCAAAGCCAGACCTTGACCAACCTGCGCAAGCTGCTGGCTTATCTGCCTCGCCGGCGGAACCAGCAGTTGATTGTGGTGATGGTGGCCGCCTTCTTTCAGGGGGTGATGGATGTTTTTCTGGTTGCCTTGCTGGCACGCCTGGTTGGATTGCTCGCCGGTAACAACCTGCAGGACAAGATCCCTGGGATCAAAGTTTTTGGTGGAGCCTTGCTGGACCAGGCGGGCTGGATCGTTGGTCTGTTGATCCTTGCCTTTTGGTTGGCATCCGCTGTTCGCTTCGGGGTATCGCTGATGCAGAGCCTGCTCAGTGCAGAAATCTGGAATGACCTGGTGAATCGCGTCTACCTCACGCTGATGCGTCAGGAGTATGAGTTTTTTGTTGGGGGTCGCTCGAAAGGAATTGCTCTGCAGTTCAATCGAATTTTCAACAACGTCTCCACTGGAGTGATTGCACCTTTAATCACCAGTTCTGGAAATCTTGTCTCGATCCTCTCTCTGATATCGGGGATAGTCCTTGTTTTGGGTATTAAGGCATTCATTATTTTTTCTTTGATGGTGATCTCTTATGTGATTGCGTCGAAGCTGATCACTCCTTATCTGCGTCTGGCTACGAAACAGAAGATACGTTATCGAAAACGTATTTCCATGATTCTAGGTGAATCAATTGGGTCAATGCGAGAAGTTCAGCTGTATGGCGCTGAGGAGTTTTTTGCGACCAGGTTTGCAAGGGATGGAGGGATTGCCAAGCGCTATGACCGGATCAGTCGTCTCCTCCCTGACATTCCTCGATTAGTGATTGAGCCGATGGGAATAACGATTTTGTTTGCCGTGTTCGTGATTCCTTCGTTTTTTGCTCAGGATATTAACTCTTTCCAGGAAACATTGCCTGAAATCGCAGCCATTCTCGTCGCCTTATTGAGGATTTCAGGGCCTTTGCAGTCAATGTTTCGTGGAATCAATAAATTACGCGGCGGTTTACCTTTTATGCAGGAAGCCCTTGATCTGCTGGAGTTGAAGCCCGACCGACTGCTTCTCAGCTCTGCTGGCGTGCCATCGTCTGATGCTCTGATCCCCCGTAATTTAATACAACTCAAAAATGTCAGTTTTTCGTTCCGTCAGCCAGGAGTTGATGTTATTTCTGATGTTGATCTTGCGATTCCCAGTGGTTCAAGGATTGCCTTTGTGGGCAAGACAGGAAGTGGTAAAACGACACTGGCCCACTTGATCCTGGGTTTATATCACCCCTCGCGAGGTTCATTGTGTATTGATGGAATCCCTGTTACGGCTCAGGAGCTTCCTGCGTGGCAGGCGAATTGTTCATTTGTTCCTCAAAATGTGCGATTGACGAATGGCAGTGTCAGAGACAATGTTGCCTTTGGTCAGCATTCAGAACTGATCGATGATTCTCGCGTTTGGGCATCTCTGGAGGCGGCACAGTTTGATGAAGTTGTGGCGGGAATGCAATATGGACTGTATACAATGGTTGGTGAAGATGGCGCTAAGCTTTCTGGAGGTCAGCGCCAAAGACTTGCTCTTGCCCGTGCCTTTTATCGGGAGGCAAAGGTGCTTGTCCTCGATGAAGCCACAAGTGCTCTCGATAACAAGACTGAACACGACGTTATGCAGGCCCTGGATATTGTTGGTCGACGCTGCACCACAGTCGTCATTGCACATCGTCTGTCCACGGTGAAAAAGTGCGATTGCATCTATGAGATTGTTGATGGTCGCATTGTTGCCAGCGGCAGCTTTGATGAGCTTTGTGATCGCTCTGATAGTTTCCGTGAAATGACTTTGTTTGGCTCA
- a CDS encoding glycosyltransferase has product MSSTEPSSGGFNSIRVLVPGTGTRFRCGGLSVALQTARLLSTLRPTEVVTYRERSDGHPYLDDVLQVEQSPGRSLWIVSWGFDVPRSLSRLRGRPVVYQAHSSGYGFTLPPGVPVVAVSRNTLGYWGDRAPRNPLFWVPNALEPQWLERGARPSSSDRNTFTERPIDVLVQKRKSSPYVLNQLVPALKAQGLRVEVQGGWVDDLVDLFNRSKVYLYDSAEYWRGQGVSEGFGLPPLEALACGCVVFGSFNHALADTLTPGVTAHQIGQGTLENDLVRISAAVASPKQWLPAASTIEELLAESSEARWCERWRVLLSQLDDLVAHGAIGLSSAHVLRSPSTRRLRWTLRWHRLRDKVANRLSG; this is encoded by the coding sequence ATGTCATCCACTGAGCCTTCGTCTGGGGGGTTCAACTCCATTCGGGTTCTGGTGCCTGGCACCGGAACCCGTTTTCGTTGTGGCGGATTGAGTGTGGCTTTGCAGACGGCACGCCTGCTCTCAACTCTGCGTCCTACAGAGGTGGTCACCTACAGGGAACGCAGTGATGGCCATCCATACCTGGATGACGTGCTGCAGGTGGAACAGTCTCCCGGCAGATCTCTTTGGATTGTGAGCTGGGGCTTTGACGTGCCTCGTTCACTCTCCCGACTGCGTGGACGACCGGTCGTCTATCAGGCGCACAGCAGTGGATACGGTTTTACTCTTCCCCCGGGTGTGCCGGTGGTGGCGGTGAGTCGCAACACTCTCGGTTACTGGGGCGACCGTGCTCCACGCAACCCGTTGTTCTGGGTGCCCAATGCACTGGAGCCACAGTGGCTGGAGCGGGGTGCCCGTCCGTCATCATCCGACCGGAACACGTTCACCGAGCGACCGATTGATGTGCTGGTGCAGAAGCGCAAGAGCAGCCCCTATGTGTTGAACCAGCTGGTGCCAGCCCTCAAGGCACAGGGCCTGAGAGTGGAGGTCCAGGGCGGCTGGGTGGATGATTTGGTTGATCTGTTCAATCGCTCCAAGGTCTATCTCTATGACTCGGCGGAGTACTGGCGAGGCCAGGGTGTAAGTGAGGGCTTCGGGTTGCCTCCCCTGGAAGCTCTGGCCTGCGGTTGCGTGGTGTTCGGCAGTTTCAATCATGCTCTTGCCGACACACTGACGCCTGGTGTGACCGCCCATCAGATCGGTCAGGGCACTCTGGAGAATGATCTGGTGCGGATCTCTGCGGCCGTTGCCAGCCCCAAACAGTGGCTGCCAGCGGCTTCGACGATCGAGGAGCTTCTGGCGGAATCCAGTGAGGCCAGGTGGTGCGAGCGTTGGAGAGTGCTTCTGTCGCAGCTGGATGATCTGGTTGCACACGGCGCCATCGGTTTGTCGTCTGCGCATGTGTTGCGATCGCCGTCCACCCGGCGGCTGCGCTGGACTCTGCGCTGGCATCGCTTGCGCGACAAGGTGGCCAATCGGTTGTCCGGCTGA
- a CDS encoding heme oxygenase (biliverdin-producing) — MSVALAAQLREGTKKAHTMAENTGFVSCFLKGVVDKSSYRKLVADLYFVYSAMEEEVDQLKDHPVVGPVGMEQLNRRESLEKDLVYYFGENWKDEIQPSPSAVAYVERIHKVAKESPELLVGHHYTRYMGDLSGGQILKNIAQKAMNMDGDDGLRFYVFDEIADEKAFKTTYRATMDELPIDQDTADRIVEEANNAFHMNMHMFKELEGNLVAAIGKVLFGFLTRRQRSGSTETAAA; from the coding sequence ATGTCCGTAGCTCTGGCTGCTCAGCTCCGTGAAGGCACCAAGAAGGCTCACACGATGGCCGAGAACACCGGTTTCGTTAGCTGCTTCCTCAAGGGTGTCGTCGATAAATCCAGCTATCGCAAGCTCGTTGCTGACCTCTACTTCGTTTACTCCGCCATGGAGGAAGAGGTGGATCAACTCAAGGATCACCCTGTGGTGGGCCCTGTGGGGATGGAGCAGCTGAACCGACGCGAGTCTCTGGAGAAGGATCTTGTGTATTACTTCGGTGAAAACTGGAAAGATGAGATCCAGCCTTCACCTTCCGCCGTGGCTTACGTCGAGCGGATCCACAAAGTGGCGAAGGAGTCCCCCGAACTGCTGGTTGGTCATCACTACACCCGTTACATGGGTGACCTCTCAGGTGGTCAGATCCTCAAGAACATCGCTCAGAAAGCGATGAACATGGATGGAGATGACGGTCTGCGTTTCTACGTCTTCGACGAAATCGCTGACGAGAAGGCTTTCAAGACGACCTACCGCGCCACCATGGATGAGCTGCCAATCGATCAGGACACCGCTGACCGCATCGTTGAGGAGGCGAACAACGCCTTTCACATGAACATGCACATGTTCAAAGAGCTTGAAGGAAATCTGGTGGCGGCCATTGGCAAGGTGCTGTTCGGCTTCCTGACCCGCCGTCAGCGCAGTGGCAGCACAGAAACTGCCGCTGCTTGA
- a CDS encoding ChbG/HpnK family deacetylase translates to MIPSTLSSRLSLYGLVGVAAAAVHALVLLALGLVMPLWLANPLAFLAASLAGYLGHARFTFRQETGGQRFARRWLVIQYAINLTVSGVLPLALPNSLGEPVRVAILVFTPTALNALIWSRAARFSRRRRDHLITPLRHADDLGLSPATNKAILELASLGRLDSSSLLVNGPVAAEGFHAWQKLKQTHPQLQICLHLCLTEGPSSADPALLPDLVDAHGYLKRSFGQWLLLSLLPRRHPSRIRIEKQLGLEIDAQIQKFRNFCADAPIHLDGHQHIHLVPIVLKAALARAADNGITWMRLTEEPLPTGLPLRFWGDAIRQLGLLKWLVLQLLSRKARPAIHRCGLASNQSFAGVLFTGQMAGAPMLAAWKELSSADPQPGSTPPLLLAHPAGPLDIDLATVGFAVSQPFAASTWRQREWRALQDL, encoded by the coding sequence ATGATTCCGAGCACTCTCAGCTCCAGACTCAGCCTTTACGGACTGGTGGGTGTGGCGGCGGCAGCCGTCCATGCCCTGGTGCTGTTGGCACTGGGCCTAGTCATGCCGCTCTGGCTGGCGAATCCCCTGGCCTTTCTCGCCGCATCGCTGGCCGGCTATCTGGGGCATGCAAGGTTCACCTTCCGCCAGGAAACCGGTGGCCAGCGCTTCGCTCGGCGTTGGCTAGTGATTCAGTACGCGATCAACCTCACGGTAAGCGGCGTTTTGCCTCTGGCCCTGCCAAACTCCCTGGGCGAGCCGGTGCGCGTTGCCATTCTGGTGTTCACCCCCACAGCACTGAATGCCCTGATCTGGTCGCGGGCCGCACGCTTCAGCCGGCGTCGCAGGGATCACCTCATCACTCCCCTGCGCCACGCAGATGATCTCGGCCTGAGCCCAGCCACCAACAAGGCCATTCTCGAGCTGGCCAGTCTGGGACGGCTGGATAGCAGCAGTCTGCTGGTGAATGGCCCGGTCGCTGCCGAGGGCTTTCACGCCTGGCAGAAGCTGAAGCAGACCCATCCTCAACTGCAGATCTGTCTGCACCTCTGCCTGACCGAAGGACCTTCGAGTGCTGACCCAGCATTGCTGCCTGACCTCGTGGACGCACACGGTTATCTGAAGCGATCGTTCGGACAATGGTTGTTGCTGTCGCTGCTGCCGCGCCGCCATCCTTCCCGCATCCGGATCGAAAAGCAACTTGGACTGGAAATCGACGCCCAGATTCAAAAATTCCGCAACTTCTGCGCTGATGCACCGATTCATCTGGATGGCCATCAGCACATTCACTTGGTGCCGATCGTGCTGAAGGCGGCTCTGGCGAGAGCTGCTGACAACGGCATCACCTGGATGCGCCTGACGGAGGAACCGCTGCCCACTGGCCTGCCCTTGCGCTTTTGGGGAGATGCGATTCGTCAATTGGGCCTGCTGAAGTGGCTGGTGCTCCAACTGCTCAGTCGAAAAGCCCGGCCAGCCATCCATCGCTGCGGTCTTGCCAGCAATCAGAGCTTCGCCGGCGTTCTCTTCACTGGCCAGATGGCAGGAGCTCCGATGCTTGCGGCCTGGAAAGAGCTCAGCAGCGCGGATCCACAACCAGGTTCCACCCCTCCGCTGCTGCTGGCCCATCCCGCTGGTCCTCTCGACATTGATCTGGCGACAGTGGGATTTGCTGTTTCCCAGCCCTTTGCGGCCTCAACCTGGCGACAGCGTGAGTGGCGCGCTCTTCAGGACTTGTGA